The genomic window CAGACTCCTGTGATTGCTTCCATTGAGCCGTTAGGGTTTTCCTCTGCAAACTGGAGCACGATTTGGTCTTGGTCTTTCATAAGGTCAATGTTCTGTGTGTAGAATCTTCCTTCAGCGTGAGCTATTGGTATGTCAATGATTTGCCCTTTTTCAAAGTTTTTGGTAAATGGAGTCTTGTTGTTTGCTACTTTCAATTTAGACCATTCACAATTGAATTTAGGCACCTCATTGGTAATGAACAATCCTGGAATGAGTCCGATCTCTCCAAGAATCTGTGCTCCATTGCATATTCCAAGAACTGGCTTTTCCTCTTTTACAAGTGCCTTAACGCCTTCAACAACTGGGGTGTT from Methanobrevibacter sp. includes these protein-coding regions:
- the purQ gene encoding phosphoribosylformylglycinamidine synthase subunit PurQ, coding for MAIGIIRFPGTNCDRDVYKAIELAGGEAEYIWWNNEDLTDYDGIVIPGGFSYGDYLRAGAIASNTPVVEGVKALVKEEKPVLGICNGAQILGEIGLIPGLFITNEVPKFNCEWSKLKVANNKTPFTKNFEKGQIIDIPIAHAEGRFYTQNIDLMKDQDQIVLQFAEENPNGSMEAITGVCDESGLVLAMMPHPERATTKLLGSDNGLEFFKGMLDSI